A genomic window from Martelella lutilitoris includes:
- a CDS encoding sensor histidine kinase, which translates to MRWVLASTVFSSLNWRILFFNLLALFFLVGGILYLNQFREGLIDARVESLLTQGEIIAGAIASSASVETDTMTIDPQELLELQAGESARPTSSDEDLRFPLNPEKVAPILRRLISPTRTRARIYDPDANLILDSRFLYSRGQVLRYDLPDTEKSAAESVSDKLGSLMNRFLQPGNLPRYEEAPGGDGSIYPEVTKALDAQRSAVVRVTDKGGLIVSVAVPIQRFRAVLGVLLLSTQAGDIDKIVHAERIAIIRVFAVTALVTMILSFMLSSTIASPLRRLSEAAVRVRRGGPREREEIPDFSARQDEIGHLSTTLREMTTALYDRIDAIDSFAADVAHELKNPLTSLRSAVETLPLAKTEESKARLTEIIQHDVRRLDRLISDISDASRLDAELAREDAKRFDAEALLKDLITISRETGKRNRAVAIGFTVHPGNHGKGAFEAFGHDLRIGQIVTNLIENARSFVPERDGRIDVALARTRSQIVITVEDNGPGIRPDALERIFERFYTDRPDGEAFGQNSGLGLSISRQIAEAHGGTLTAENVSDPETGEVKGARFTLKLPAATGKAQ; encoded by the coding sequence ATGCGCTGGGTGCTGGCGTCCACCGTTTTCTCCAGCCTCAACTGGCGCATCCTGTTCTTCAACCTTCTGGCGCTGTTCTTCCTTGTCGGCGGCATCCTCTATCTCAACCAGTTCCGCGAGGGGCTGATCGACGCGCGCGTTGAAAGCCTTCTGACCCAGGGCGAGATCATCGCCGGCGCGATCGCCTCTTCCGCCTCGGTCGAGACCGACACGATGACCATCGACCCGCAGGAGCTTCTGGAACTGCAGGCCGGCGAGAGCGCAAGGCCGACCTCCAGCGACGAGGACCTGCGCTTCCCCCTCAATCCGGAAAAGGTCGCGCCGATCCTGAGGCGGCTGATCTCGCCGACGCGCACGCGTGCGCGCATCTATGATCCGGATGCCAATCTGATCCTCGATTCGCGCTTTTTGTATTCGCGCGGCCAGGTGTTGCGCTACGACCTGCCGGACACCGAGAAATCGGCGGCGGAAAGCGTCTCGGACAAGCTTGGAAGCCTGATGAACCGCTTCCTGCAGCCGGGCAACCTGCCGCGCTATGAGGAAGCGCCCGGCGGCGACGGCTCGATCTACCCGGAAGTGACGAAGGCGCTCGACGCCCAGCGTTCGGCCGTGGTCCGGGTCACCGACAAGGGCGGGCTGATCGTCTCCGTCGCCGTGCCGATCCAGCGTTTCCGCGCCGTGCTCGGCGTGCTGCTTCTGTCCACCCAGGCGGGCGACATCGACAAGATCGTCCATGCCGAGCGGATCGCGATCATCCGCGTCTTCGCGGTGACCGCGCTTGTCACCATGATCCTGTCCTTCATGCTGTCCTCGACGATCGCCAGTCCGCTGCGCCGGCTTTCCGAGGCGGCCGTCAGGGTGCGTCGCGGCGGCCCGCGCGAACGCGAGGAAATACCGGATTTCTCGGCCCGTCAGGACGAGATCGGCCATCTGTCGACAACGCTTCGGGAAATGACGACGGCGCTCTATGACCGCATCGACGCGATCGACAGTTTCGCCGCCGATGTCGCCCACGAGCTGAAGAACCCGCTCACCTCGCTTCGAAGCGCGGTCGAGACCCTGCCGCTCGCCAAGACGGAAGAATCGAAGGCGCGTCTGACCGAGATCATCCAGCACGATGTCCGCCGCCTCGACCGGCTGATCAGCGACATTTCGGATGCGTCGCGGCTGGACGCGGAGCTCGCCCGCGAGGATGCCAAGCGGTTTGACGCCGAGGCGCTCCTGAAGGACCTGATCACGATTTCGCGCGAGACCGGCAAGCGCAACCGCGCGGTTGCGATCGGTTTCACCGTCCATCCCGGCAATCACGGCAAGGGCGCCTTCGAGGCCTTTGGCCATGATCTGAGGATCGGCCAGATCGTCACCAATCTGATCGAGAATGCCCGCTCCTTCGTGCCGGAAAGGGACGGCCGCATCGACGTGGCGCTTGCCCGCACGCGCAGTCAGATCGTCATTACGGTCGAGGACAACGGTCCGGGGATCAGGCCGGATGCGCTGGAACGCATCTTCGAGCGGTTCTATACCGACAGGCCCGATGGCGAGGCTTTCGGTCAGAATTCCGGGCTCGGCCTTTCCATTTCCCGCCAGATCGCCGAGGCCCACGGCGGCACGCTGACGGCCGAGAATGTTTCCGATCCGGAGACCGGCGAGGTCAAGGGCGCCCGCTTTACCCTCAAGCTGCCGGCCGCCACCGGCAAGGCGCAATGA
- a CDS encoding response regulator transcription factor, whose protein sequence is MQTIALVDDDRNILTSVSIALESEGYRVETYTDGATALTGLQANPPQLAIFDIKMPRMDGMELLRRLRQKSDIPVIFLTSKDEEIDELFGLKMGADDFITKPFSQRLLVERVRAVLRRVAAREAAIAGGGAKSGEGEANRPLERGPLVMDRERHTCTWKGDPVTLTVTEFLILHSLAQRPGVVKSRDALMDAAYDDQVYVDDRTIDSHIKRLRKKFKLVDTDFDMIETLYGVGYRFREAA, encoded by the coding sequence ATGCAGACGATCGCACTCGTGGACGACGACCGGAACATTCTGACCTCGGTGTCGATTGCGCTGGAATCCGAAGGCTATCGCGTCGAAACCTATACCGATGGCGCCACGGCGCTGACAGGGCTGCAGGCCAATCCGCCGCAACTCGCCATCTTCGACATCAAGATGCCGCGCATGGACGGGATGGAGCTGCTGCGGCGCCTGCGGCAGAAATCCGACATCCCGGTGATCTTTCTCACCTCGAAGGATGAGGAGATCGACGAGCTTTTCGGCCTGAAGATGGGCGCTGACGATTTCATCACCAAGCCTTTTTCCCAACGGCTTCTGGTTGAGCGCGTGCGCGCCGTGCTGCGCCGGGTCGCCGCCCGCGAGGCCGCGATTGCCGGCGGCGGCGCAAAGTCCGGCGAGGGCGAGGCGAACCGTCCGCTGGAGCGCGGCCCGCTGGTCATGGACCGCGAGCGCCATACCTGCACCTGGAAGGGCGACCCGGTGACGCTGACGGTCACCGAATTCCTGATCCTGCACTCGCTTGCCCAGCGCCCCGGCGTGGTCAAGAGCCGCGACGCGCTGATGGATGCGGCCTATGACGATCAGGTCTATGTCGATGACCGCACGATCGACAGCCACATCAAGCGCCTGCGCAAGAAATTCAAGCTGGTTGACACCGATTTCGATATGATCGAAACCCTCTACGGCGTCGGCTATCGCTTCCGCGAGGCCGCCTGA
- a CDS encoding phosphoenolpyruvate carboxykinase codes for MVEHGIYNRRFPVEAAGLKDLAGVYYNLMPSELCELALRRSEAVLTADGALRALTGLHTGRSAKDKFVVCDDKTRDQIWWDNNKAMSPEHFALLKEDMLAHAAGKELFVQDLVGGADAENRLPTRVITEYAWHAQFIRNLLIRPERDALEDFEAKLTIINLPSFVADPKRYNCRTETVIACDLENGLVLIGGTSYAGEMKKSVFTALNYLLPSRGVMPMHCSANVGDAGDAAVFFGLSGTGKTTLSADPSRTLIGDDEHGWGENGLFNFEGGCYAKTIRLSAEAEPEIYATTRRFGTVLENVVLDANRKPDFDDGSLTENTRCAYPLDYIPNASRTGLAPHPKTIIMLTADAFGVLPPIAKLTPDQAMYHFLSGYTAKVAGTEKGVTEPEATFSTCFGAPFMPRHPTEYGNLLKSLIAKHGVQCWLVNTGWTGGAYGAGSRMPIRQTRAMLAEALAGRLAGAEFRVDPNFGFEVPVAVPGVDAAILNPRGTWADAAAYDAQAAKLVDMFVANFAKFEDHVDANVKAAAPGLLAAA; via the coding sequence ATGGTGGAGCATGGAATCTACAATCGTCGTTTTCCGGTTGAGGCTGCAGGGCTGAAGGACCTGGCGGGCGTCTACTACAATCTGATGCCGTCGGAGCTTTGCGAGCTGGCGCTTCGCCGCAGCGAGGCCGTGCTGACGGCGGACGGCGCGCTCAGGGCGCTGACGGGCCTGCACACCGGCCGCTCTGCCAAGGACAAATTCGTCGTCTGCGATGACAAGACCAGAGACCAGATCTGGTGGGACAACAACAAGGCGATGTCGCCGGAGCATTTCGCCCTCCTCAAGGAAGACATGCTCGCCCATGCGGCCGGCAAGGAACTGTTCGTGCAGGATCTGGTCGGCGGCGCGGATGCCGAAAACCGCCTGCCGACGCGCGTCATCACCGAATATGCCTGGCACGCCCAGTTCATCCGCAATCTGCTAATCCGCCCGGAGCGCGACGCGCTGGAGGATTTCGAGGCGAAACTGACCATCATCAACCTGCCCTCCTTCGTTGCCGATCCGAAGCGCTATAATTGCCGCACGGAAACGGTGATCGCCTGCGACCTGGAGAACGGGCTGGTGCTGATCGGCGGTACATCCTATGCGGGTGAAATGAAGAAGTCGGTGTTCACCGCCCTCAACTATCTTCTGCCCTCGCGCGGCGTGATGCCGATGCACTGCTCGGCCAATGTCGGCGATGCGGGTGATGCCGCCGTGTTCTTCGGCCTGTCGGGCACCGGCAAGACCACGCTTTCGGCGGACCCGTCGCGCACGCTGATCGGCGATGACGAGCATGGCTGGGGCGAAAACGGCCTGTTCAATTTCGAGGGCGGCTGCTACGCCAAGACCATCCGCCTTTCGGCGGAGGCCGAACCGGAAATCTACGCCACGACCAGGCGTTTCGGCACGGTGCTGGAAAATGTCGTGCTCGACGCCAACCGCAAGCCCGACTTCGACGACGGATCGCTGACGGAGAACACCCGCTGCGCCTATCCGCTGGACTATATTCCCAATGCCTCGCGCACTGGACTTGCGCCGCATCCGAAGACGATCATCATGCTGACGGCCGATGCCTTCGGCGTGTTGCCGCCGATTGCCAAGCTGACGCCCGACCAGGCCATGTATCACTTCCTCTCCGGCTACACCGCCAAGGTGGCGGGCACGGAAAAGGGCGTGACCGAGCCCGAAGCGACGTTCTCGACCTGCTTCGGCGCGCCCTTCATGCCGCGCCACCCGACCGAATACGGCAATCTGCTGAAGTCGCTGATCGCAAAGCACGGCGTGCAGTGCTGGCTGGTCAACACCGGCTGGACCGGCGGCGCCTATGGCGCGGGTTCGCGCATGCCGATCCGCCAGACCCGTGCCATGCTGGCCGAGGCGCTTGCCGGAAGGCTTGCCGGCGCGGAATTCAGGGTGGATCCGAATTTCGGCTTCGAGGTTCCGGTCGCCGTTCCCGGCGTCGACGCGGCGATCCTCAACCCGCGCGGCACCTGGGCCGATGCGGCCGCCTATGACGCGCAGGCGGCGAAACTTGTCGATATGTTCGTCGCCAATTTCGCCAAATTCGAGGATCATGTGGATGCCAACGTGAAAGCCGCTGCCCCGGGCCTTCTGGCGGCAGCCTGA
- a CDS encoding glyoxalase superfamily protein, with protein MPTVSNSPLPSLETLKDQAKRLRAHMNRTGETITHSRALELIAVQYGFRDWNTLHARIGNRPPLNPWMLGARVSGTYLGHAFDAEIISVSAFAGKPGHYRLTLKFDAPVDVVTFDSFSAFRSRINCTVDETGRSPAKTSDGRPHVELAW; from the coding sequence ATGCCCACAGTGTCCAATTCACCATTGCCCTCGCTTGAAACCCTCAAGGATCAGGCAAAGCGTCTGCGCGCCCATATGAACCGCACAGGCGAGACAATTACGCATTCCCGCGCGCTGGAACTGATTGCCGTTCAATACGGCTTTCGCGACTGGAACACGCTGCATGCCAGGATCGGCAATCGCCCGCCGCTCAATCCGTGGATGCTTGGGGCCCGCGTTTCGGGAACCTATCTCGGTCACGCCTTCGATGCGGAGATCATTTCCGTCAGCGCCTTTGCCGGCAAGCCGGGGCATTATCGCCTGACGCTGAAATTCGACGCGCCCGTCGATGTCGTCACCTTCGACAGTTTCTCCGCCTTCCGGAGCCGCATCAACTGCACCGTTGATGAGACCGGCCGATCGCCGGCGAAAACGTCGGACGGCCGCCCGCATGTGGAACTCGCCTGGTAA
- the arfB gene encoding alternative ribosome rescue aminoacyl-tRNA hydrolase ArfB — MASRDLTINDQITISGWELTEQFVLSGGPGGQNVNKVATAVQLFFPLAASPSLPERVKRNAMRLGGRKVSKEGVLLIEANGHRSQERNREEAREKLKELILAAAAPPPPRRRKTKPTRGSIERRLKEKAGRATIKKMRGKPASDE, encoded by the coding sequence ATGGCATCGCGCGACCTTACCATCAATGATCAGATCACCATTTCCGGCTGGGAGCTGACGGAGCAGTTTGTGCTTTCCGGCGGGCCCGGCGGGCAGAACGTCAACAAGGTGGCGACCGCCGTGCAGCTGTTCTTCCCTCTCGCCGCCTCCCCTTCCTTGCCCGAACGCGTGAAACGCAATGCGATGCGCCTCGGCGGCCGCAAGGTTTCCAAGGAGGGCGTGCTGCTGATCGAGGCCAATGGCCACCGCAGCCAGGAGCGCAACCGCGAGGAGGCGCGCGAAAAGCTGAAGGAACTGATCCTCGCCGCCGCCGCGCCGCCGCCGCCGCGCCGACGCAAGACCAAGCCGACGCGCGGATCAATCGAACGGCGGCTGAAGGAAAAGGCCGGGCGTGCGACAATCAAGAAGATGCGCGGCAAGCCCGCCTCCGACGAGTAA
- a CDS encoding alpha-ketoglutarate-dependent dioxygenase AlkB family protein — translation MSADKPVLPEGFRYLPDYLDRAAQEAVVEDIRAVVAEAPLYVPTMPRTGKPMSVRMTNCGPLGWVTDKERGYRYQATHPATGKPWPDMPERLAALWRDLAEYPEPPEACLINFYDDAAKMGMHQDSDEADFSAPVLSISLGDTCLFRVGGTDRKDKAQSLKLASGDIVLLSGKSRLAYHGVTRTYPGTSTLLKHGGRINLTLRRVSSPPL, via the coding sequence ATGAGCGCTGACAAACCCGTCCTCCCCGAGGGCTTTCGCTATCTGCCGGACTATCTCGACCGCGCCGCTCAGGAGGCGGTGGTCGAGGATATCCGCGCCGTTGTGGCAGAAGCGCCGCTCTATGTGCCGACCATGCCGCGCACGGGAAAGCCGATGTCCGTGCGCATGACCAATTGCGGCCCGCTCGGCTGGGTCACCGACAAGGAACGCGGCTATCGCTATCAGGCAACCCATCCCGCAACGGGAAAACCCTGGCCCGATATGCCCGAACGGCTCGCAGCGCTCTGGCGCGACCTTGCGGAATATCCCGAACCGCCGGAAGCCTGCCTGATCAATTTCTACGATGACGCGGCGAAGATGGGCATGCACCAGGACAGCGACGAGGCGGATTTCTCAGCCCCCGTGCTTTCCATCTCGCTCGGCGATACCTGCCTTTTTCGCGTGGGCGGCACCGACCGCAAGGACAAGGCCCAATCGCTGAAGCTTGCAAGCGGCGACATCGTGCTGCTTTCCGGCAAAAGCCGCCTTGCCTATCATGGGGTGACGCGGACCTATCCCGGCACCTCGACATTGCTGAAGCACGGCGGACGGATCAATCTGACGCTGCGACGGGTAAGCTCTCCACCTCTATAG